One window of the Raphanus sativus cultivar WK10039 unplaced genomic scaffold, ASM80110v3 Scaffold0727, whole genome shotgun sequence genome contains the following:
- the LOC130502887 gene encoding asparagine--tRNA ligase, chloroplastic/mitochondrial, translating into MAAAFLPATTLRLTPFSTLRFLSSFPLSNPLFRPLRRPLLEGFPTNARRRCFCTAVSQSPGSGEGKKVDNSYHNRFGSKVGEFRKKLKIAEVKGGADQGLGRVGQSLSIMGWVRTLRSQSSVTFIEINDGSCLSNLQCVMSPDAEGYDQVESGSVLTGASISVQGTIVASQGTKQKVELKVDKIIVVGKCDSSYPIQKKRVSREFLRTKAHLRPRSNTFGAVARVRNTLAYATHKFFQESGFVWVASPIITASDCEGAGEQFCVTTLIPSSHETTDTSIDAIPKTKGGLVDWSQDFFGKPAFLTVSGQLNGETYATALSDIYTFGPTFRAENSNTSRHLAEFWMIEPELAFADLNDDMACATAYLQYVVKYVLDNCKEDMEFFDTWIEKGIIHRLSDVVEKEFLQLGYTDAIELLLKANKKFEFPVKWGLDLQSEHERYITEEAFGGRPVIIRDYPKEIKAFYMRENDDGKTVAAMDMLVPRIGELIGGSQREERLEVLEARLDALKLDKESYWWYLDLRRYGSVPHAGFGLGFERLVQFATGIDNIRDVIPFPRSPGSADF; encoded by the exons ATGGCGGCCGCGTTTCTGCCGGCGACGACTCTCCGTCTCACTCCATTCTCTACTCTCCGATTCTTATCCTCATTCCCTCTTTCTAATCCTCTCTTCCGCCCTCTACGCCGCCCGCTTCTCGAAGGTTTTCCGACAAATGCTCGCCGGAGATGCTTTTGCACCGCCGTCTCCCAATCTCCCGGTTCCGGCGAGGGAAAGAAGGTGGATAACAGTTACCACAATCGATTCGGGAGTAAAGTTGGAGAGTTCAGGAAAAAGTTAAAGATAGCTGAAGTGAAAGGAGGAGCAGACCAAGGGCTGGGTCGGGTCGGGCAGAGTCTCAGCATCATGGGTTGGGTCCGTACACTTCGTTCTCAGAGCAGTGTCACGTTCATCGAG ATAAATGATGGTTCATGCTTATCCAACTTGCAATGTGTGATGAGTCCTGACGCTGAGGGGTATGATCAG GTAGAGTCTGGTTCGGTGTTGACTGGAGCATCTATATCGGTACAAGGTACTATTGTGGCCAGCCAGGGGACTAAGCAAAAGGTGGAGCTAAAGGTTGACAAAATCATTGTG gTTGGCAAGTGTGACTCTTCCTATCCGATTCAGAAGAAGAGGGTTAGCCGGGAATTCTTGAGGACTAAGGCTCATCTACGTCCAAGATCCAATACTTTTGGAGCG GTAGCGAGGGTTAGGAATACTCTGGCATATGCTACGCACAAGTTTTTTCAAGAAAGTGGATTTGTCTGGGTGGCAAGCCCAATTATCACAGCATCGGATTGTGAAGGAGCTGGAGAACAGTTTTGTGTCACCACACTC ATTCCTAGCTCCCATGAGACCACTGATACTTCCATTGATGCGATTCCTAAAACAAAGGGAGGGTTGGTCGATTGGTCTCAG GACTTCTTTGGGAAACCAGCATTCTTGACAGTCTCTGGCCAACTCAATGGAGAAACTTATGCCACCGCTCTCTCAGAT ATATACACGTTTGGTCCTACATTTCGAGCTGAGAATTCCAACACTTCCAGGCACTTGGCTGAATTCTGG ATGATTGAACCAGAACTTGCTTTTGCCGACCTGAATGATGACATGGCCTGTGCCACCGCCTACCTCCAGTACGTC GTAAAATACGTTCTTGATAACTGCAAGGAAGACATGGAGTTTTTTGATACATGGATTGAGAAAGGAATCATTCATCGCTTGAGT GACGTAGTTGAGAAAGAGTTTCTACAGCTGGGTTACACAGACGCCATTGAACTTCTTCTCAAAGCAAACAAGAAATTTGAATTCCCG GTTAAGTGGGGGCTCGATTTACAGAGCGAGCATGAAAGGTACATAACAGAGGAGGCATTTGGGGGTCGTCCTGTGATAATAAGAGACTATCCCAAGGAGATAAAAGCGTTTTATATGCGTGAGAATGATGATGGGAAGACAGTGGCAGCAATGGATATGCTCGTGCCTCGG ATAGGTGAACTGATAGGTGGAAGCCAAAGAGAGGAAAGACTTGAAGTGTTGGAAGCGAGACTTGATGCTTTGAAACTCGACAAAGAGAGCTACTGGTGGTACCTTGACCTCCGTCGCTATGGTTCAg TTCCTCACGCGGGATTTGGGCTAGGGTTTGAGAGACTGGTTCAGTTTGCCACTGGAATTGATAATATCAGAGACGTTATTCCTTTCCCGCGCTCACCTGGATCTGCTGACTTCTGA
- the LOC108821307 gene encoding RING-H2 finger protein ATL79: MRLLSSEPQVNSTCESQSCSWKPYSHPNDFAANASILLIIIFSSLICVLSLQAALRCCLRPVLQEDPKPDPDPEISRSEAFPVLFYSPGLNLAGTEAECIICLSEFEEGDSIRVLDRCKHGFHVHCIQQWFSSNSSCPTCRTDISSSPTGTT, translated from the coding sequence ATGCGGCTGCTATCATCCGAACCTCAAGTTAACTCTACATGTGAGTCCCAAAGCTGCAGCTGGAAGCCTTACTCTCATCCCAATGACTTTGCTGCCAACGCCTCTATCCTTCTCATCATCATTTTCTCATCTCTCATCTGCGTCCTCTCTCTCCAGGCTGCCTTACGTTGTTGCCTCCGTCCAGTCCTCCAGGAAGACCCTAAACCCGACCCTGACCCTGAGATCTCTCGTTCAGAAGCTTTCCCGGTACTTTTCTACTCCCCTGGACTGAACCTGGCAGGCACTGAAGCAGAGTGCATCATTTGCTTGTCTGAATTCGAGGAAGGTGACAGCATCCGCGTGTTGGATAGATGCAAACATGGATTCCATGTTCACTGCATCCAGCAGTGGTTCTCCTCCAACTCTTCCTGTCCCACTTGCCGTACAGACATCTCTTCCTCACCAACAGGAACTACTTAG
- the LOC108819419 gene encoding heterogeneous nuclear ribonucleoprotein 1 yields MEFDSSCKLFIGGISWETTEDRLRHYFQTFGEVLEAVVIKDRLTGRARGFGFVVFKDSNVAHTVLLHKHMIDGKSVEAKKAVPRDDHISLNKSNSSLQGSPGPSHSRKIFVGGLASSVTEPEFNKYFSQFGTIIDLVVMYDNKTQRPRGFGFVTYDSEEAVDKVLQRKFHELGGKMVEVKVAVPKETSPIPNRNVNSLNSFVGSSRMSLLLNDYTQGFNLSPTSSHGARPDVRYSPAGSFSPFGHGFEIDLNFIEGNHKQSYVSRPSGGFGRPFSPGYNASLSRYGGQGNGSVNGNQLWGNNGGLSYMSNAELSGGFNGNYGVGSIGEKWGTVGEGRINFGRSNVMGIGSRGGGVHMSGSGWGMSSEGGMRGFGYMNNTEELLLA; encoded by the exons ATGGAGTTTGATTCTTCATGTAAGCTCTTCATCGGTGGGATCTCTTGGGAAACCACTGAGGATCGCCTCCGTCACTATTTTCAGACCTTTGGTGAGGTTTTGGAGGCGGTTGTCATCAAGGATCGTCTCACTGGTCGTGCCCGTGGCTTTGGTTTCGTCGTCTTTAAAGACTCCAATGTCGCTCACACTGTCCTTCTCCACAAACACATGATTGATGGTAAATCT GTGGAGGCGAAGAAGGCAGTTCCAAGAGATGATCACATCTCACTGAACAAAAGTAACAGTAGCCTCCAGGGGTCCCCTGGTCCATCACACTCTAGAAAGATATTTGTGGGAGGCTTGGCATCATCAGTGACGGAGCCTGAGTTCAACAAGTACTTTTCTCAGTTTGGGACTATCATTGATCTCGTGGTGATGTACGACAATAAAACTCAGCGCCCCAGAGGCTTTGGCTTCGTTACATACGACTCGGAAGAGGCTGTTGACAAAGTTCTGCAGAGGAAGTTCCATGAACTCGGTGGTAAGATGGTTGAGGTCAAAGTGGCCGTCCCCAAGGAAACGTCTCCCATCCCAAACCGGAACGTTAACAGCTTAAATAGCTTTGTTGGAAGTAGCAGGATGAGTTTGTTGCTCAACGATTACACACAAGGGTTTAACCTGAGTCCAACCTCATCCCACGGAGCAAGACCTGATGTTAGGTACAGTCCAGCTGGCAGCTTCTCTCCCTTTGGCCATGGGTTCGAGATTGATCTGAATTTTATTGAAGGGAACCATAAGCAGAGTTATGTTAGTAGACCCAGTGGAGGCTTTGGAAGGCCGTTTAGCCCTGGATATAATGCAAGTCTTAGCAGGTACGGTGGCCAAGGGAATGGTTCTGTTAACGGTAATCAACTGTGGGGGAATAATGGTGGTTTGAGTTACATGTCAAACGCTGAGTTAAGTGGAGGGTTCAATGGGAACTATGGAGTAGGAAGCATAGGAGAGAAGTGGGGAACAGTTGGTGAAGGGCGTATTAATTTTGGTAGAAGCAATGTAATGGGCATAGGAtctagaggaggaggagttCATATGAGCGGCTCAGGTTGGGGAATGTCCAGTGAAGGCGGGATGCGCGGTTTTGGATACATGAACAACACAGAG GAGTTGCTGCTAGCTTAG